The Gordonia sp. KTR9 genome contains a region encoding:
- a CDS encoding MbtH family protein, whose product MTNPFDDTEGTFRVLVNHENQHSLWPDFAPVPDGWRVVFGPSGHDECLEYVEENWRDMRPASLIRSMERSQNTEREVTHGAAQYG is encoded by the coding sequence ATGACGAACCCGTTCGACGACACCGAGGGGACCTTTCGCGTCCTCGTCAATCACGAGAACCAGCATTCCCTGTGGCCGGACTTCGCCCCCGTTCCCGACGGCTGGCGCGTCGTGTTCGGTCCGTCGGGTCACGACGAGTGCCTGGAGTACGTCGAGGAGAACTGGCGAGACATGAGGCCCGCCAGTCTGATCCGGTCGATGGAACGTTCACAGAACACTGAAAGGGAGGTCACACATGGGGCGGCACAGTATGGCTGA
- a CDS encoding ABC transporter ATP-binding protein — MGRHSMADTTSADTASPATTPGGMSTDTVTPAPNALELRGLRKTFRTGLFGRGRRVHALDGLDLTVPAGTVHALLGPNGAGKTTTVRAVATLMKPDEGTVVVDGVDAIADPGAARKIIGVSGQYAAVDGNLTGFENLRMVGQLYGLSRAEASGRARELIADLALQDAADRPMRTYSGGMRRRLDLAGALINRPSLVILDEPTTGLDPRGRRQMWEVITEQVAGGATVLLTTQYLEEADALADEITVIDHGSIRAQGSAAALKASTGASILTIEVRSDDGHHDELVATTLAEVGLGMPERLDDPDRTDAPLAEQTAAGVTKWSVPVDEGTRSAVSAVRALDAVGIDVVDATVATPTLDDVFLALTERNTQASDGSGDRGAGAQATADADTTVIPKVSDADPDLSHAPTTRSDRLHAH, encoded by the coding sequence ATGGGGCGGCACAGTATGGCTGACACGACCTCGGCGGACACCGCATCGCCGGCCACGACTCCCGGCGGAATGTCCACCGACACGGTCACCCCCGCGCCGAACGCCCTCGAACTGCGCGGCCTACGAAAGACATTCCGCACCGGCCTGTTCGGCCGTGGCCGCCGCGTTCACGCCCTCGACGGCCTGGACCTCACGGTGCCCGCGGGCACCGTGCACGCGCTGCTCGGACCCAACGGGGCGGGCAAGACCACGACCGTCCGCGCCGTGGCGACCCTGATGAAGCCCGACGAGGGCACCGTCGTCGTCGACGGGGTCGACGCCATCGCCGATCCCGGTGCCGCCCGCAAGATCATCGGCGTCTCCGGCCAGTACGCGGCCGTCGACGGGAACCTGACCGGTTTCGAGAACCTGCGGATGGTCGGGCAGCTCTACGGACTGTCGCGGGCCGAGGCCTCCGGGCGGGCGCGCGAACTGATCGCCGACCTCGCGCTCCAGGACGCGGCCGACCGACCGATGCGCACCTACTCCGGCGGCATGCGCCGGCGGCTCGACCTCGCCGGTGCCCTCATCAACCGGCCGTCACTGGTGATCCTCGACGAGCCGACCACCGGGCTGGATCCGCGAGGTCGCCGACAGATGTGGGAGGTCATCACCGAACAGGTCGCGGGCGGTGCGACCGTACTGCTGACGACGCAGTACCTCGAAGAGGCCGATGCGCTGGCGGACGAGATCACCGTCATCGACCACGGCAGCATCCGGGCACAGGGCAGCGCCGCCGCTCTCAAGGCCTCCACCGGCGCCTCGATCCTCACCATCGAGGTGCGTTCGGACGACGGCCACCACGACGAGCTGGTCGCCACCACACTCGCCGAGGTCGGACTCGGGATGCCCGAACGACTCGACGACCCGGACCGCACCGACGCACCCCTCGCCGAGCAGACGGCTGCCGGAGTCACGAAGTGGTCGGTACCGGTCGACGAGGGAACGCGCAGCGCGGTCTCCGCCGTCCGGGCACTGGATGCCGTCGGCATCGACGTCGTCGACGCCACCGTCGCGACCCCGACCCTCGACGACGTGTTCCTGGCGCTCACGGAGCGGAACACGCAGGCGAGCGACGGCAGCGGTGACCGCGGTGCCGGAGCACAGGCGACGGCCGACGCCGACACCACCGTCATCCCGAAGGTGTCCGACGCCGATCCCGACCTCTCCCACGCCCCGACGACCCGATCGGATCGACTCCATGCTCACTGA
- a CDS encoding ABC transporter permease encodes MLTDTAVLVERNLLTVKRIPTLLISATIQPLMFVFLFAYVFGATFGGGSYREFLMAGIFTQTVVFNAAFTTVGLANDTSDGIVDRLRSLPMSRLGVISGRVTSDMLLGVVGLAVMVACGLAIGWRVYGSAGDAALAFGIIGLFALAMAWVGAVTGLAAPNVEAAQSIGFLWMFPVTFLSSAFISAQSLPGPLRAIAEWNPVTAVATASRQLFGNEAPPTFPEATGWVADHAVGYSVGSALVILAVCIPASLILYRRSANR; translated from the coding sequence ATGCTCACTGACACCGCAGTACTGGTCGAGCGGAACCTGCTCACCGTCAAGCGAATTCCCACACTGCTCATCAGTGCCACCATCCAGCCGCTGATGTTCGTGTTCCTGTTCGCCTACGTCTTCGGCGCGACCTTCGGCGGGGGCTCCTACCGCGAATTCCTGATGGCCGGCATCTTCACCCAGACCGTGGTGTTCAACGCGGCCTTCACCACCGTCGGTCTGGCGAACGACACCTCCGACGGCATCGTCGACCGGCTGCGGTCGCTGCCGATGTCCCGGCTGGGCGTCATCAGCGGTCGGGTCACCTCCGACATGCTCCTGGGCGTGGTCGGTCTCGCGGTGATGGTCGCCTGCGGCCTGGCGATCGGATGGCGCGTGTACGGCAGCGCGGGCGACGCCGCCCTCGCCTTCGGCATCATCGGCCTGTTCGCGCTCGCCATGGCGTGGGTGGGTGCGGTGACCGGGCTCGCGGCGCCGAATGTCGAAGCCGCGCAGAGCATCGGCTTCCTGTGGATGTTCCCCGTCACCTTCCTGTCGAGCGCCTTCATCTCCGCCCAGAGCCTGCCCGGGCCGTTGCGTGCGATCGCCGAGTGGAATCCGGTGACCGCAGTGGCGACCGCCTCCCGGCAGCTCTTCGGCAACGAGGCGCCCCCGACCTTCCCCGAGGCCACCGGATGGGTCGCCGACCACGCGGTCGGCTACTCGGTGGGTTCGGCCCTGGTCATACTGGCGGTGTGCATACCTGCCTCGCTCATCCTGTACCGCCGCTCCGCGAATCGATGA
- the sigK gene encoding ECF RNA polymerase sigma factor SigK, giving the protein MTPDDGSAAAHAHHGRGGEAGMLRELLAAAAAGDRTAFSTLYDLTSSRIYGLAFRVVRDRQYAEEIVQEAYLQYWQKAAEYQPGRGSVITWMMTIAHRRAVDRVRSEELQQQRMSQYGAVSVETPRNIPLEVVVQTDEARTLRTCLGTLTELQRSCIEMSYFGGLTYPEVARHTDTPLPTIKSRIRDGLRRLRNCLRTHEDA; this is encoded by the coding sequence GTGACACCGGACGATGGCAGCGCGGCCGCCCACGCGCACCACGGACGCGGGGGCGAGGCAGGGATGTTGCGGGAACTGCTGGCCGCGGCCGCGGCGGGCGATCGAACCGCGTTCTCCACTCTGTACGACCTCACGAGTTCGCGCATCTACGGTCTCGCGTTCCGGGTCGTGCGCGACCGCCAGTACGCCGAGGAGATCGTCCAGGAGGCGTACCTGCAGTACTGGCAGAAGGCTGCCGAGTACCAGCCCGGGCGCGGGTCGGTCATCACCTGGATGATGACCATCGCCCACCGGCGGGCCGTCGATCGTGTGCGCTCCGAGGAGCTGCAACAACAGCGGATGTCGCAGTACGGCGCGGTGTCGGTGGAGACACCGCGGAACATTCCGCTCGAGGTCGTTGTGCAGACCGACGAGGCGCGTACGCTACGAACATGTCTCGGTACGCTCACGGAACTGCAACGGAGCTGCATCGAGATGTCGTACTTCGGAGGCCTGACCTATCCCGAGGTCGCCCGGCACACCGACACCCCCTTACCCACCATCAAGTCTCGGATTCGAGATGGCCTGCGTCGGTTGAGAAATTGCCTGAGGACGCACGAGGACGCCTGA
- a CDS encoding anti-sigma factor, whose protein sequence is MTTPDTTSGDRGSAWLDDHVELFAVGALTPDETTRAEQELAALSPQRRAAYDAQITDIHAAMAGFATTYALDAPPELRDRVLHHVFEGAALNPEAYMPAGIDPGPQNASGAAIDPEPAAAPAGTDRSGETDLVPPPPIELRPRESSRGQHRADGNTPRPARATAILAAAAVTVAVALGAGVLIGRTTAPETSTSTTALSDSQREVLGVLTAADASVTVEPLADDRGTIAVVTSESADQAVALLRDLRTPIPADSTYQLWLVGGADQPVPAGLIPGDDTAPVVVNDVGGSSVLAVTIEPAGGSPQPTTPILAQVAL, encoded by the coding sequence ATGACCACACCCGATACGACGTCCGGGGACCGCGGGTCCGCCTGGCTCGACGATCACGTCGAGCTCTTCGCGGTCGGCGCGCTGACCCCCGACGAGACGACCCGAGCCGAACAGGAACTAGCCGCCCTGTCTCCGCAGCGGCGCGCGGCCTACGACGCGCAGATCACCGACATCCACGCGGCCATGGCCGGTTTCGCGACGACCTATGCGCTCGACGCGCCGCCCGAACTCCGGGACCGGGTGTTGCATCACGTCTTCGAGGGCGCGGCGCTCAACCCGGAGGCCTACATGCCCGCGGGCATCGATCCCGGCCCGCAGAACGCGAGCGGCGCCGCCATCGATCCGGAACCCGCTGCCGCTCCGGCCGGCACGGACCGATCCGGGGAGACCGACCTCGTGCCACCGCCGCCGATCGAACTGCGGCCCCGCGAATCATCCCGCGGCCAACACCGGGCCGATGGCAACACACCGCGTCCGGCACGCGCCACCGCGATCCTGGCGGCGGCGGCCGTGACGGTGGCAGTGGCGCTGGGAGCGGGCGTGCTCATCGGTCGCACCACCGCCCCGGAAACCTCCACCTCGACGACGGCGCTCAGCGACTCCCAGCGCGAGGTGCTCGGAGTGCTCACCGCAGCCGACGCGTCGGTGACCGTCGAACCACTCGCCGACGACCGCGGGACCATCGCGGTGGTGACGTCCGAGTCCGCCGATCAGGCCGTCGCGCTCCTGCGGGATCTGCGCACTCCGATCCCGGCCGACAGCACCTACCAGTTGTGGTTGGTGGGCGGTGCCGACCAACCCGTGCCGGCCGGCCTGATCCCCGGCGACGACACCGCCCCCGTGGTGGTGAACGACGTGGGCGGGTCGAGCGTGCTCGCGGTGACCATCGAACCGGCCGGCGGCTCGCCACAGCCGACGACGCCGATCCTCGCCCAGGTCGCCCTCTAG
- a CDS encoding alpha/beta hydrolase translates to MNGNGRRPLDGWKLLAGVMTVCAVIAGLATAPGAPASAAPPSAPDGSRIVDSYRDGAQQVTLLVHSAAMNRTVPVTVLTPRDRSRPAPTFYLLNGAGGGEDSATWDARTTYKRYFGDKHAYVVTPIGGAYSYYTDWQRDDPALGRNKWQTFLTKELPPLVDDEFDTTGVNAIAGISMAGTSVLNLAIAAPGLYRSVAAFSGCARTSDPAGQQYIRLVVEDRGQADMTNMWGPLDGPGWRANDPYLNAAKLRGSKVYMTTGTGAPGVHEKLADPSIAGDGFTLANQAIVGGGIEVAIDICTRQMVERMRSLDVPVHVNFRPAGTHSWGYWQDDLYQTWPRIERDLR, encoded by the coding sequence GTGAACGGAAACGGTCGTCGACCTCTCGACGGTTGGAAGCTGCTCGCCGGGGTGATGACGGTGTGTGCGGTCATCGCGGGCCTCGCGACCGCGCCCGGGGCGCCGGCTTCCGCGGCACCGCCGTCGGCTCCCGACGGTTCCCGCATCGTCGACTCCTACCGCGACGGCGCACAACAGGTGACCCTGCTGGTCCACTCCGCGGCCATGAACCGAACGGTTCCGGTCACCGTTCTCACTCCCCGGGACCGCTCCCGGCCGGCCCCCACCTTCTATCTGCTGAACGGCGCAGGTGGCGGTGAGGACTCCGCGACCTGGGACGCACGGACCACCTACAAGCGGTACTTCGGCGACAAGCACGCCTACGTCGTCACGCCGATCGGTGGCGCCTACTCGTACTACACCGACTGGCAACGCGACGACCCGGCGCTGGGCCGCAACAAGTGGCAGACCTTCCTCACCAAGGAACTCCCACCGCTCGTCGACGACGAATTCGACACCACCGGGGTCAACGCGATCGCCGGGATCTCCATGGCGGGGACATCTGTGCTCAACCTCGCCATCGCGGCCCCCGGGCTGTACCGGTCCGTGGCCGCCTTCAGCGGGTGCGCCCGGACCAGTGATCCCGCCGGGCAGCAGTACATCCGGCTGGTCGTCGAGGACCGCGGCCAGGCAGACATGACCAACATGTGGGGACCTCTCGACGGTCCCGGATGGCGGGCCAACGACCCCTACCTGAACGCGGCGAAACTCCGTGGCAGCAAGGTCTACATGACCACCGGCACGGGAGCGCCGGGAGTCCACGAAAAGCTGGCCGACCCGAGCATCGCGGGCGACGGCTTCACACTGGCCAACCAGGCGATCGTGGGCGGCGGGATCGAGGTCGCGATCGACATCTGCACGCGGCAGATGGTCGAGCGCATGCGTTCGCTCGACGTCCCGGTGCACGTCAACTTCCGCCCGGCCGGCACCCACTCATGGGGCTACTGGCAGGACGACCTGTACCAGACCTGGCCGCGGATCGAACGCGACCTGCGATGA
- a CDS encoding response regulator transcription factor, which translates to MTATTQIFATGALPAPRRADGPDLMGHKPVARLADYRGSGEVGAAIPRPSLSDREIEVLLAWLAADSKEDAAARLFISASTVSTHLARIRAKYTAVGRGAPTKTHLFARALQDGYTGLDAW; encoded by the coding sequence ATGACGGCGACCACACAGATCTTCGCGACCGGCGCCCTGCCGGCACCACGACGTGCCGATGGGCCGGACCTGATGGGGCACAAGCCCGTTGCGCGTCTGGCGGACTACCGGGGGAGCGGGGAGGTGGGCGCCGCGATCCCTCGACCGAGCCTGTCGGACCGCGAGATCGAGGTCTTGCTGGCATGGCTCGCCGCCGACTCCAAGGAAGATGCCGCGGCGCGCCTGTTCATCTCGGCGTCGACGGTCAGCACGCACCTTGCACGAATCCGTGCCAAGTACACCGCCGTCGGACGGGGTGCGCCGACCAAGACTCATCTCTTCGCTCGCGCTCTGCAGGACGGATACACGGGCCTCGACGCGTGGTGA
- a CDS encoding DNA-binding response regulator yields the protein MTTGPSEDGGSLVRVGMVDDHRSPIWGIERVLDPIADISLVCAASTVDGVLGGMPLDVVLLDLRLDDGTTPRENVTTLSAAGVATVVYTSGEHPALLRSAARAGALGVVLKSADESVIIDAIRSAARGRAVLTTEWAAAIDGDPELAAVDLSPQLQKVLALYASGETSARVGAALGVSAETVNEYLKRIRQKYADAGRPTHTKVDLFKRAVEDGWLPVPQRRRRTSGAVSDDFRGRRR from the coding sequence ATGACGACAGGACCGTCGGAGGATGGCGGGTCGCTCGTCCGCGTCGGGATGGTCGACGACCATCGATCGCCGATCTGGGGGATAGAGCGCGTGCTCGACCCGATCGCCGACATCTCGCTGGTCTGCGCTGCCTCGACAGTCGACGGTGTGCTCGGCGGGATGCCCCTCGACGTCGTCCTCCTGGACCTGCGCCTCGACGACGGCACGACGCCTCGCGAGAATGTCACCACCTTGTCCGCCGCCGGGGTCGCCACTGTCGTCTACACGTCCGGCGAGCATCCGGCTCTGCTGCGGTCGGCGGCTCGGGCCGGAGCGCTCGGCGTGGTCCTCAAATCGGCCGACGAGTCGGTCATCATCGATGCGATCCGGTCGGCGGCCCGGGGCAGGGCGGTTCTCACCACGGAGTGGGCCGCAGCCATCGACGGCGATCCGGAGCTCGCCGCGGTGGACCTGTCTCCTCAGTTGCAGAAGGTCTTGGCGCTCTACGCATCCGGGGAGACCTCGGCTCGGGTCGGCGCCGCCCTGGGGGTGTCCGCCGAGACGGTCAACGAATACCTCAAGAGGATTCGCCAGAAATACGCGGATGCGGGGAGGCCTACGCACACCAAGGTGGACCTGTTCAAACGTGCGGTCGAAGACGGCTGGTTGCCGGTGCCGCAGCGGCGCCGACGGACCAGCGGAGCGGTCTCCGACGACTTTCGGGGGCGCCGGCGGTGA